Below is a genomic region from Neurospora crassa OR74A linkage group VII, whole genome shotgun sequence.
TCAGCCCTACTGGGACTGGGCTAAGACCGCCGAAACTGGCCTCTCCGCCTCTCCCATCTTCGACGGCAGCGCGACCTCCATGTCCGGCAACGGTGTCTACATTCCCAACCAGGGAGACATTGTCCTAGGCGGCATCGAGGGTAGCAAACTGCCGCCTGTATACCTGCCCGCCGGCACCGGTGGCGGCTGTGTCACCTCGGGCCCCTTCGCCAACATGAGCGTGAACCTCGGCCCCATTGCCCTCGACGTCCCTGGCGGGGGACCGCAGCAATCGAATCCGGCTGGTCCATTCGCCTACAACCCACGGTGTCTGCGGCGCGACCTAAGCGATGCTGTGAACCAGCGCTTCGCCAACGCTTCCTCCGTCCGCCATGTCCTTTCCCAGGAGACGGTCGCCAACTTCCAGATGATCATGCAAGGCATCCCCGGGTCCGGCGACATTGGCGTGCACGGCGGAGGGCATTACTCTCTGGGAGGAGACCCGGGTCGTGATGTGAGCACGTCCCCGGGCGATCCGGCCTTTTATTTGCACCATGCCATGATTGATCGGGTGTGGTGGATGTGGCAGATGGTGGATGCGAAAAAGAGGGTGTACGGCGAGAAGACGGCGGTGGCGGGGACGAGGACCTTCTTGAACACTCCCGAGAGCGGGGAGACGACGTTGGATGATGTGGTGGATTTTGGGTATGCGGCGGGGCCAGGGAGGAAGTTGAGGGAGTTGATGAGCGTGGTGGAAGGGCCATTCTGTTATGTGTATGTATGATGACAGGGCTTGGCTTGTGTAACGACGTTGTACCGTGACGACTTGTTCCCGGATTGTTTTGGGCTGCTCGTGATGTCGAATCGGGTGTCAGAGCCCAGACTGCCGAGTGCAGCTGCCACTGGTGAGGACTGCTGACAGTCGGTATCGCGGCAGGCAGAGTTGTCCAGATAGGTAAGATAACTTGAAGTAAGGTAACGTAATTGGCACCTCAACAACTACACAGTAGCTCCATGCGGCAGGAACAATTAAGACGGAGTGAGAGCAAATGGGGAGGGGGTGATGCACCTTCCACCCAACGAGAGCACATAGGTATTGGGGATTGATGCCTGACAGAAAACTCCTTCTACCTACTTCATGCACCCCGCTTCATACATCCTGCAGTGATCTTCCTCTTGGAGCCTTTGCTTTTCACTCTTCACAGACTTTTCCCTGACCTCCATCTTTTGCTATCTGCCCTCCGCTTGCCACCAACATCATCTTTCGCGGTGTgaatactacctacctctacctctaggttgtCTCGTACATCATGCGCCTGCTTTCCACTCGAAAGTTTACCTTCCACGAATTCCACGAAAATGCTGTTCCTGAATACGCCATTCTATCCCATACCTGGGACGGCGACGAGGTCACCCTCCAGAATATGCTACAGTCGAATGCGAGGACAATCCTGACAAGCAGCAATCCTCCAAGCAAATATTGGAAAAAAATCCAAGGCGCCTGCCGAAAGGCACGCCAAGAAAGCTATGCCTACATCTGGATCGACAGCTGCTGCATTGACAAGACCAACAGCGCAGAGCTGCAAGAAGCCATCAACTCCATGTTCCGATGGTACCGCAAGTCGACCGTGTGCTTAGCCCTCCTGTCTGATGTGGACAAGTCCGACTTCGTGTCCGATGGAGAGCTGCAGAGGCGCGTTCCATCATCCTGCCGATGGTTCACCCGAGGTTGGACCCTGCAGGAGCTCCTGGCCCCCGATAATTTGGTCTTCTTCGATGTCAATTGGAAGGAGCTGGGCTCGCGTTCTGGATGGGCGAACTACATTTCCAAAGCTACTGGCATTCTTCCCAAGTTTCTTCTAGGCAACGAGCTGGACCCTTGCAAAACATGGGATCTTGAAGCCGTTCTTCGAGACACCAGCGTTGCAACCAAGATGTCGTGGGCCGCCAGCAGGCAGACAACTAGAGTCGAGGATCAAGCATACTGCTTGCTCGGCTTGTTCGATATCCATATGCCGATGCTGTACGGCGAGGGAAGAAAGGCGTTCGTTCGGCTACAACAAGAGATCATGAAGTCTACCGATGACTGCACTCTGCTAGCCTGGGGCTACAATGAGCCGCTTCTGGGAGCCCCAGTCTCAGAGATCCCCTTCCTTTGTCGCTGTTGTCGATTTGACCACTATTCTCACCTTCCAAGCCGTGCTTATCCTGATATACCCACTGGTCCCCGAGGTGGAGTGCTGGTTAAAGGCCGACTTCACAGAGACCTTGGCGGCCATAATCATGGTGGTCGGCCAAGGTCCCTCTTTGCAACCTCTCCCCAAGACTTCAGATTCGCCGGAGACCTTAAGCTTTGCGGTATACCGGAACACAAGCGACCAGCTTTTTCCACGAGTCAGCGTGGACTGGAGATGAGTTTGCCAATCGTCAAGGACGAGTCGCATGACCATATTGTCTATGGCCTGCTAGCCTGCACTTCCCTATTCGCACCGATACCGACTGACCTGCTAGCCCACGATTCCCGATGGGCAAAGATACCGACTAGCCTGGTGGCAATCCCATTGATCCGCTCGTCCATCATTGAC
It encodes:
- a CDS encoding tyrosinase is translated as MRLSTLSLLVLQAASTCIGLPISSTRDPVIAKAKAELEVLARSALQKTLKAANERQCTPDKIKIRKEWGALTKVERLEYIQAVQCLQTKPSRYPASLAPGARSRFDDFVVTHINQTQTAHYTGNFLGLHRYFISLYEQALREECGYRGTQPYWDWAKTAETGLSASPIFDGSATSMSGNGVYIPNQGDIVLGGIEGSKLPPVYLPAGTGGGCVTSGPFANMSVNLGPIALDVPGGGPQQSNPAGPFAYNPRCLRRDLSDAVNQRFANASSVRHVLSQETVANFQMIMQGIPGSGDIGVHGGGHYSLGGDPGRDVSTSPGDPAFYLHHAMIDRVWWMWQMVDAKKRVYGEKTAVAGTRTFLNTPESGETTLDDVVDFGYAAGPGRKLRELMSVVEGPFCYVYV